A stretch of Myxococcus hansupus DNA encodes these proteins:
- the opgC gene encoding OpgC domain-containing protein: MNRRPEFDSLRGVLLVLMTLTHLPTRLNTLSNQPFGFVSAAEGFVFLSAFLVGVVYARKVEDADANVLWRSLWQRALKVYGYHVALLAFAFAVIGSLGVMTHRPAIHNLLAFFHEDPVTALWSSLFLLYCPPLLDILPLYVVLLLLTPWILLGSRTLGWTRILCVSGLVWMSAQLGLKRALYDFLVFIPVLPWPPLRIELSGSFDLFAWQFLWVLGVWLGVSRVSAPEKRDDVSPALLGGALLVSVALLLMRYQVGIFNIDFGVYGALIDKWTLAPVRLVNFLALALLVSWFSPKVFRWLRPRVLEALGRASLPVFSVHLVLCLLSLALLNENEDPLADWEELVVLVATFSVMLLVACRQAAVLRGSNPR, from the coding sequence ATGAATCGCAGACCCGAGTTCGACAGCTTGCGTGGCGTGTTGCTCGTCTTGATGACGCTGACGCATCTGCCGACCCGCCTGAATACGCTCAGCAATCAGCCCTTTGGCTTCGTCTCGGCCGCCGAGGGGTTCGTGTTCCTGTCCGCGTTCCTCGTCGGCGTGGTGTACGCCCGGAAGGTCGAGGACGCGGACGCCAACGTCCTGTGGCGCAGCCTCTGGCAGCGGGCGCTCAAGGTCTACGGTTATCACGTGGCGTTGTTGGCGTTCGCGTTCGCCGTCATCGGCTCGCTGGGCGTGATGACGCACCGTCCCGCCATCCACAACCTGCTGGCCTTCTTCCACGAGGACCCCGTCACCGCCCTCTGGAGCAGCCTGTTCCTGCTCTACTGTCCGCCGCTGCTCGACATCCTGCCGCTCTATGTCGTGCTGCTGCTGTTGACGCCGTGGATTCTGCTGGGCTCGCGCACGCTGGGGTGGACGCGGATTCTGTGTGTGAGCGGGCTGGTCTGGATGTCGGCGCAGTTGGGCCTGAAGCGCGCGCTCTACGACTTCCTGGTGTTCATCCCCGTGCTGCCGTGGCCGCCGCTGCGCATCGAGCTGTCGGGGTCCTTTGACCTCTTCGCGTGGCAGTTCCTCTGGGTGCTGGGGGTGTGGCTGGGCGTGAGCCGCGTGTCGGCGCCGGAGAAGCGCGACGACGTGTCGCCCGCGCTCCTCGGGGGGGCCCTGCTGGTGAGCGTGGCGTTGCTGCTGATGCGCTACCAGGTGGGCATCTTCAACATCGACTTCGGGGTGTACGGGGCGCTCATCGACAAGTGGACCCTGGCGCCGGTGCGGCTGGTGAACTTCCTGGCCCTGGCGCTGCTAGTGAGCTGGTTCAGCCCCAAGGTGTTCCGCTGGCTGCGCCCGCGTGTGCTGGAGGCACTGGGCCGCGCCTCCTTGCCCGTGTTCTCCGTGCACCTGGTGCTGTGCCTGCTGAGCCTGGCGCTGCTCAATGAGAACGAGGACCCGCTGGCGGACTGGGAGGAGCTGGTCGTGCTGGTGGCGACCTTCTCGGTGATGCTGCTGGTGGCGTGCCGGCAGGCGGCGGTGTTGCGCGGCAGCAACCCCCGCTGA